The uncultured Eubacteriales bacterium region CAGCGAAAGCTGGCTGCCGTCATCATGCCTGGAGGACTTATCCATTGCTCTTGTCAAGCGCTTCCGCGATCAGAGCAAGGTACTCATCTATGGTATATTCGATAGACAGCGGGTTCGGGTTGCCAGCGGCTCCAAGGGGAGTGTTGCCCGGGATCAACACGACGGCACCTTTCTTAACAGCCGGAATTTTGCCCAGCACAGGGTCGGCCTTGACTGCCTGATAGAGCTCGTCCGAGCCATAACCGATGATGATGTCCGCATCGTACAGCGCGTCGGCATTTTCCGCGCTGAGGGACTGGGAGTACTTTGTGGAATCCTCAATTACACTCAGAACGCTTTCGGGATAGGTTAAGCCAAGCTCATACAAAAATGCACCGCGGGGGTCGGTGGGGGTATACATATGCAGCTTGGACAGATCGGTCGCGTTGAAGTTGACCCATACCACCGTTTTATCCTTGAGCTGGGGATATTCCGCGGCCTTCTCAGCAATCAGCGCCTCAGTATCCGCAATGAGCTGTTCGCCCTCTTCCACCATGCCCATGCCCATGGCAGTGTAGGTCACCTGCTCCCTCCACTGCGTCATCCAGGGGGTGGTCTGGTAAGGTACGACCGGGGCAATGCGGTTTAGGATGTCATAATCCTCCTGGGTGATTCCGGAGTAGGCCGCCATAATGACATCGGGCTTAGAATCGGCAATGGCTTCAAAATCGAGACCGTCCGTGTCCTGAAACACGTTGGGGTTCTCTTCGCCCAGTTCCTTAAGTTTCGCTTTTGTCCAGGGCAGAAGGCCGCTGTCGTCCTCTACGCCGTAATTGGCGGCGGAGAACCCAACCGGAACAACGCCAAGCGCCAGCACCACATCGTGGTTAGCCCACTGGATCGTAGCAATACGCTCAGGCTTGCTTTCAATGATGGTTTCGCCGAATGCGTGCTTGATTACAACGGGGAACTCTCCTTCGCCCGTCTCCGGCAGGGAAGTGGCGCTGCTGTCGGGAGTTTGAGAGGGAGAGGGCGTGCTGCCGGGGCCTGCCTCGGGGGCCGAGCAAGCGGCCAGCAGGGACAGGAAAAGAGCCGTGGACAAGAATAGGCCTGTGGAAGCTTTTAGCTTAGAAAACATGTGCAGTCTCCTCGTTGATATGTATTGAGCGATAGGCTCTGCGGTTAGTTGTAGCTAACCAACGGAGACAATTATAACCTCCCTCTGTTGCGGTTGTCAATATGAAACTAAAAATAACAAAAATAATTTTAGCAAGCGCGGACGGCCGCGCTTAAATTGCGAAACTGTGATTGATCAGCAGGTTACAAGGGCAGATCAGATGAAACGGCTTTGCATCTCTATCGTAGGCCAGATGGAGGGCGATATCAAACGCACGCATTGTGATCTCGTCGTCCGGAATCGTGATCATCGAGAGAGACGGAATGTAATTCATGGCAAGGTCTGCATCTCCGGACGACCCAAAACAGATCAGCTCCGCATTTTTGGGGACCAGAAATTCATTGCGCGCCAAAAGGGGAATAGCGCCGTAGGCCAAGCTGCTGTTCATGCAAATAATGATTTCCGGCTTTTCATGCATGCCCAAAATCCGGCGTGCGGCAATGGCGCCGCCTATTGTCGTATTATCCGTTGTAATGAAAGAATGCTCAGGAATTTGTATCCCGCTATCAGCACAGGTACGGATAAACAGATCGAGATATTCGTTCCCGCTCTCTCGGGTGTCGCTGCCGGCCAGTATAACCACGCGCTGATATCCTTTGGCGGCAACCATTTTCACCACCCGGGAAATGACCTCTCCAACCTGGCTGGAGACGCTGGAAAACCGTTTGCTGCTGGCATTGTGCAGTACAAAGGGCATATACGTTTCAAGCTTTTCCAGGTTCTCCGCGTCGGCATTGCTGTCCACGCCAATAACGGCCGCGTTATAGGCGCTCATATCCACCTCTTTTATTTTCTCCAGCAGCAGTCCTTTTTTATAGGGACACATCAAAATGCTGTAGTCGGATTTTGTCTGCTCAATGTGCCTGCTGATACTGGCGTATACAACGTTCATATCCATTCTGGCGGAGTCCATGGGGGTGAAAAAGGCAATGGTCGCTTGCATCTCCCGGATAAAATCCCCGATGTCCGGAGAGTTAATCTTGTAGCCAAGCTGTGTGGCAGCCTTCCATACCTTGCGTACGGTTTTATCCGCCACCTTATGCTCCTTTGCCGAGCCATTCAGCACAAAGCTGACTGTGGTTATAGATACTCCAGCTAGTTTAGCGACGTCTTTCATCACGGCCATGTCCGGTTACCTCCCCTGAGCTGCCCTGGGCCAGCTCTTTGTCCAGGATATACTATACAGCTTTTTGTGGACAGGTTCAAATCAAATAATTAAAAAACTAAAATTATTTTTTCGTGGCACCCGGGCCCGGCGTCGGGCGAAAAAAATTCCCCCAAGGGGGGTGTTCAGACTTGCTTATGTTTGAAAAATCCAACAAAAAGCCGCTAAATCCTAAGATTCAGCGGCTTTTTCTGGTTAGCCTTCTGACGTTGCATCGTCTTTTTCGGCAATACCGTGTTTTTTCAGAAATCTCTTTTTGATGAAGATTATTACTGCTGCCATGGCGAGCAGGGCTAAAATACCAACGGCGATAACGGAATACAAATTGACATATCCCACAATGCTTCCCCAGGCAACGCCTGCGAGCTTTCCGAGAAAAACCAGCACGATATTCCAAATGGCTGTGCCCAGCGTTGTTAAGAGCATGAATACGCTCATTTTCATTTTGGCCGCCCCTGCCGGAATGGAGATCAGGCTTCGTACCAGAGGAATAAAACGGCAGAAGAAAACGGTTTTATTTCCGTGATGCGAAAACCAGCTCCCTGCTCTGTGCACGTCCTCTTTTTTCAGATGCAGTCTTCTGCCGAGCTTACTTTCAAAGAACCGCACCAGCCGTTCCGCGCTCAATAGCCTTCCGAGATAATATA contains the following coding sequences:
- a CDS encoding Iron ABC transporter permease, whose translation is MFSKLKASTGLFLSTALFLSLLAACSAPEAGPGSTPSPSQTPDSSATSLPETGEGEFPVVIKHAFGETIIESKPERIATIQWANHDVVLALGVVPVGFSAANYGVEDDSGLLPWTKAKLKELGEENPNVFQDTDGLDFEAIADSKPDVIMAAYSGITQEDYDILNRIAPVVPYQTTPWMTQWREQVTYTAMGMGMVEEGEQLIADTEALIAEKAAEYPQLKDKTVVWVNFNATDLSKLHMYTPTDPRGAFLYELGLTYPESVLSVIEDSTKYSQSLSAENADALYDADIIIGYGSDELYQAVKADPVLGKIPAVKKGAVVLIPGNTPLGAAGNPNPLSIEYTIDEYLALIAEALDKSNG
- a CDS encoding hypothetical protein (Evidence 5 : No homology to any previously reported sequences) is translated as MAVMKDVAKLAGVSITTVSFVLNGSAKEHKVADKTVRKVWKAATQLGYKINSPDIGDFIREMQATIAFFTPMDSARMDMNVVYASISRHIEQTKSDYSILMCPYKKGLLLEKIKEVDMSAYNAAVIGVDSNADAENLEKLETYMPFVLHNASSKRFSSVSSQVGEVISRVVKMVAAKGYQRVVILAGSDTRESGNEYLDLFIRTCADSGIQIPEHSFITTDNTTIGGAIAARRILGMHEKPEIIICMNSSLAYGAIPLLARNEFLVPKNAELICFGSSGDADLAMNYIPSLSMITIPDDEITMRAFDIALHLAYDRDAKPFHLICPCNLLINHSFAI
- the apl gene encoding Alkaline phosphatase-like protein — its product is MDQIMFDVINSFGYIGIAFLIAAENIFPPIPSEVILTFGGFMTTVSGMNTWGVIVSATIGSVFGALVLYYLGRLLSAERLVRFFESKLGRRLHLKKEDVHRAGSWFSHHGNKTVFFCRFIPLVRSLISIPAGAAKMKMSVFMLLTTLGTAIWNIVLVFLGKLAGVAWGSIVGYVNLYSVIAVGILALLAMAAVIIFIKKRFLKKHGIAEKDDATSEG